Proteins from a genomic interval of Chryseobacterium indologenes:
- the leuD gene encoding 3-isopropylmalate dehydratase small subunit: protein MQKLIIIKSTAVPLPAENIDTDQIIPARFLKSIDRKGFGENLFRDWRFNIHTGEPNADFVLNNPKYSGEILVAGNNFGCGSSREHAAWALTDYGFKVIISSYFADIFKGNALNNGLLPVKVSEGFLKEILEGITENPNNQIAIDVELQSISFKDTTETFELDSYKKICLLNGYDDIDFLISKKQAITEFELKTQKKNERQVF, encoded by the coding sequence ATGCAAAAACTAATTATAATAAAATCGACTGCAGTTCCTTTGCCTGCGGAAAATATAGATACAGATCAGATTATTCCGGCAAGGTTTCTTAAAAGTATAGACCGGAAAGGGTTTGGAGAAAACCTGTTCAGGGATTGGAGATTCAATATTCACACCGGTGAACCGAATGCAGATTTTGTTCTTAATAATCCAAAATACAGCGGAGAAATTCTGGTGGCAGGAAATAATTTCGGATGTGGAAGCAGTAGGGAGCATGCCGCCTGGGCACTAACCGATTATGGATTTAAAGTTATCATTTCCAGTTATTTTGCTGATATTTTTAAAGGGAATGCTCTGAATAACGGGCTTCTTCCGGTAAAGGTTTCCGAAGGTTTTTTAAAGGAAATTCTGGAAGGAATCACTGAAAACCCAAACAATCAAATAGCTATTGATGTAGAATTGCAGTCTATCAGTTTTAAAGATACCACTGAAACCTTTGAGCTCGATTCATATAAAAAAATATGCCTTTTAAACGGGTATGATGATATTGATTTTTTAATCAGCAAAAAACAGGCGATTACTGAATTTGAACTAAAAACACAGAAAAAAAATGAGCGACAAGTATTTTAA
- a CDS encoding glycohydrolase toxin TNT-related protein (This protein contains a domain related to Tuberculosis Necrotizing Toxin, which is the C-terminal effector domain of outer membrane channel protein CpnT, and which has a lethal NAD+-glycohydrolase activity.), with protein sequence MKHLLKYFFLVTVTFFSVACSSDNDEVIDTNPVKIVYYKNADEFALTYDSKGTVSQSIRNQAFDLYKQGKWGELEALFKANQLNGGWPPANGGYNIVDDVPLSAGQKFDRYSGAVGAYNGSGVPTLGGSFTSPIINGYVYTFTQRALNQPENSYDFYYEIDVLNNSLSFKSQTADIIPWFGQTGNGKQTMWKIPIDITTGYPKTWNKLAEEGYIKVTIKKSPSGKYNNLVGTVIQS encoded by the coding sequence ATGAAACATTTATTGAAGTACTTTTTTCTTGTAACGGTGACATTCTTTTCTGTAGCCTGCAGCTCGGATAATGATGAGGTTATCGATACAAACCCCGTTAAAATCGTATACTACAAAAATGCAGATGAATTTGCATTAACGTATGACTCGAAAGGAACAGTCAGTCAATCTATCAGAAATCAGGCATTTGATTTGTACAAACAAGGAAAATGGGGCGAACTTGAAGCTCTTTTTAAGGCTAACCAACTAAACGGAGGATGGCCGCCGGCAAATGGAGGATACAATATTGTCGACGATGTTCCTTTATCAGCAGGCCAAAAATTTGACAGATACAGCGGAGCGGTCGGAGCATATAACGGATCCGGAGTTCCTACATTGGGAGGAAGTTTTACCAGCCCTATCATCAACGGATATGTGTACACATTCACGCAAAGAGCCCTTAATCAACCGGAAAACAGCTATGATTTTTACTATGAGATCGATGTATTGAATAATTCCTTATCTTTTAAGTCGCAAACAGCTGATATTATTCCATGGTTTGGCCAAACCGGTAACGGAAAGCAAACTATGTGGAAAATCCCTATTGATATCACAACGGGATACCCGAAAACATGGAACAAATTAGCCGAAGAAGGATATATAAAAGTCACCATTAAAAAAAGTCCCAGCGGGAAATATAACAATTTAGTAGGTACTGTCATTCAGTCTTAA
- a CDS encoding DUF4230 domain-containing protein — protein sequence MRNYKVIISFVAGAGAVLLLFFGLKSCLNLGGKTEKSDYYILTNQIAKMNKMVVMEQNISSMQKTKMGYEVFGKEVSSNSIITYTKTNAQVSYDLNKMKIEVDSINKKLVITELPDADIRITPSVEIQSLDDSFFNRISEKDIKGVTEKAKETAVKSIDQNQLRTEGRKQLMENLDNIFVLAKALNYTIEDKTGKIGILGL from the coding sequence TTGAGAAATTATAAAGTTATCATATCATTTGTAGCCGGTGCGGGAGCAGTTTTGCTTTTGTTCTTTGGCCTGAAATCCTGTTTAAATCTTGGCGGAAAAACGGAGAAGTCAGATTATTATATTCTGACCAACCAGATTGCCAAAATGAATAAGATGGTAGTGATGGAACAGAATATCTCAAGCATGCAGAAAACCAAAATGGGCTACGAAGTATTTGGGAAGGAAGTTTCAAGCAATAGCATTATCACCTATACCAAAACCAATGCACAGGTTTCTTATGATCTTAACAAAATGAAGATCGAAGTGGATTCCATCAATAAAAAATTGGTTATTACAGAACTTCCCGATGCCGATATCAGAATCACTCCAAGTGTCGAAATTCAGTCTTTAGATGATTCTTTCTTCAACAGAATTTCTGAAAAAGATATCAAAGGAGTAACGGAAAAGGCTAAAGAAACTGCGGTTAAATCAATTGACCAAAATCAATTGAGAACTGAAGGACGTAAACAATTAATGGAAAATCTTGATAATATTTTTGTTTTGGCAAAGGCTTTGAATTATACGATAGAAGATAAAACCGGAAAGATCGGTATTCTTGGACTCTAA
- the leuB gene encoding 3-isopropylmalate dehydrogenase, which yields MSDKYFKIAVLPGDGIGPEIINESIKILDVIAEVFEYKFQFDYGLIGADAIFKTGDPLPEETLKICRESDAVLFGAIGDPSFDNNPEAKVRPEQGLLKLRKELGLFANLRPLKTYASLIEKSPLKREIIEGADIQIFRELVSGIYFGEKFTDPEGNYAYDICKYSREDILPIAHMAFQEAQKRNKKLTLIDKANVLDTSRLWRKICQEIAQEYPDVQLDYMFVDNAAMQLILNPKQFDVILTENMFGDIISDEASVIGGSIGLLPSASVGEKNALFEPIHGSYPQAKGKGIANPVASILSVAMMLDHLNLKPAADKLRQSVEHAIENKYVTIDLNTKQYYSTSEVGSFIADHIRYSEKSYYNFENVKIGKSTIV from the coding sequence ATGAGCGACAAGTATTTTAAAATTGCAGTACTTCCGGGAGACGGAATTGGCCCGGAAATTATTAACGAAAGCATCAAAATATTAGATGTCATCGCAGAAGTTTTTGAGTATAAGTTTCAATTTGATTATGGATTGATTGGAGCGGATGCTATTTTTAAAACCGGTGATCCGCTTCCTGAAGAGACTTTGAAAATCTGCAGAGAATCTGATGCCGTTCTTTTCGGAGCGATAGGAGATCCTTCTTTTGACAATAATCCCGAAGCGAAGGTAAGACCGGAACAAGGTTTATTAAAGCTCCGCAAAGAATTAGGATTATTTGCCAATCTTCGCCCTTTGAAAACCTATGCTTCACTGATTGAGAAAAGCCCGTTGAAAAGAGAAATCATTGAAGGTGCCGATATCCAGATATTCAGGGAATTGGTGAGCGGAATTTATTTCGGAGAAAAATTTACAGATCCTGAAGGGAATTATGCTTATGACATCTGCAAATACAGCCGTGAAGATATTCTTCCTATTGCCCACATGGCATTCCAGGAGGCTCAGAAGAGAAATAAAAAGCTGACGCTTATTGACAAAGCTAATGTATTGGATACTTCAAGATTATGGAGAAAGATCTGTCAGGAAATTGCACAGGAATATCCTGATGTACAATTAGACTATATGTTTGTCGACAACGCAGCAATGCAGTTGATCCTTAACCCAAAACAATTTGACGTGATCCTGACAGAAAATATGTTTGGTGATATTATTTCTGATGAAGCAAGTGTTATCGGCGGTTCAATCGGATTGCTTCCGTCTGCTTCTGTAGGAGAGAAGAATGCTTTATTTGAACCTATCCACGGTTCATATCCACAAGCGAAAGGAAAAGGGATCGCGAATCCGGTTGCTTCCATTCTGAGTGTAGCGATGATGCTGGATCATCTTAACCTGAAGCCTGCCGCAGATAAGCTGAGACAATCGGTAGAACATGCTATTGAAAATAAGTATGTCACTATTGATCTTAATACCAAGCAATATTATTCTACTAGCGAGGTAGGAAGCTTTATTGCGGATCATATCAGATATTCTGAAAAATCTTATTATAATTTTGAAAATGTAAAAATCGGGAAATCAACCATCGTATAG
- a CDS encoding nucleoside triphosphate pyrophosphohydrolase family protein, with protein sequence MDKIDSLNQVAEFHTTFKAPILDTPQIPSPERCNLRVELLQEELNELKQAIADNNIVEIADALCDLQYVLSGAVLEFGLGNKFVELFNEVQRSNMSKACDNEEQAKETVEFYKAKEVESFYEKSGEKFNVYRQADHKVLKNKYYSPADLKSIIEK encoded by the coding sequence ATGGATAAAATTGATAGTCTGAACCAAGTAGCAGAATTCCATACTACTTTCAAAGCCCCTATTTTAGATACCCCGCAAATTCCTTCTCCCGAAAGATGCAACCTTAGAGTAGAGCTTTTACAGGAAGAATTGAATGAGCTTAAGCAGGCGATTGCAGATAATAATATTGTAGAAATAGCGGATGCTCTGTGTGATCTTCAATATGTTTTGAGCGGTGCTGTGCTTGAATTCGGGCTTGGCAACAAATTTGTAGAACTATTCAACGAAGTTCAGCGTTCCAATATGTCGAAAGCATGTGATAATGAAGAACAGGCAAAGGAAACTGTTGAATTCTATAAAGCAAAGGAAGTGGAATCTTTTTATGAAAAGTCAGGAGAAAAATTCAATGTATACAGACAGGCGGATCATAAAGTATTAAAAAATAAATACTACTCTCCTGCTGATTTAAAATCAATCATCGAAAAATAA